The sequence ATATGTTAAATTTAAAACCTATTATTACCTGCAATGAAGACGGGGTTTATGATACCGTCGCTAAAATACGCGGCAGCAAGAAAAGTGTTCAAAAAGCAATTTCTTTAGCAGTTGAATTTGCAGGAACGGCTAAAAAATACCATTTAGCTATTGCTTATGGCGGAAAAACTGCTGAAAGTCAAGTTGCGGGCATTCGTGCTGAACTTAAAAAACAATTGCCTCTTTTTGATAAAATTTACGAAGGTCAAATTAGCCCAGCACTAGGTGTTCATACGGGTCCTGGGTTAATCGGGATCGGTGTCTGTATCGTGGAACCTTAAAGTGAAACGAAAAGCTTTCCTGATTTCTATTAGGAAAGCTTTTTTCTGTTTGTTTTAGACTTTTAAATAACATTTCAGGAGGTTTCTTTGCTATAATATGAAAGTTGGGAGTGAAACGATTTGCTAAAAGCACATACAAAATGGAAAGTAAAAGAAACGATGATGGACAAAGAACATGAAAAAGAATTGAGCCGGAAATTAGGTTTCACATCATTATTTACGACTTTGTGTTTACAAAGGGGCTTAGAGACAGAAGAAGAAATCCAGCATTTTTTGAAGCCCGATGAGACGTGGATTCATGATCCTTTTCTCATGCACGATATGGATAAAGCCGTTTCCCGTATTATGGAAGCAATTGAAAAAGGTGAGCTGATCACTATTTATGGCGACTATGATGCGGATGGTGTCACAAGTACGGCCGTTTTGAAAGAAGCCATCGAAATGATTGGCGGAGAAGTAAATTTTTATATTCCAAATCGATTTAGCGACGGTTACGGTCCGAATACTCAGGCGTTTGAAAAATTGATTGAAGCTGGAACTGGGTTGATCGTTACCTGTGACAATGGTGTTTCAGGACATGAGGCGATTGCTAAAGCCAATGAGTTAGGAATTGATGTAGTCATAACCGACCATCATGAATTGCCTGCAATCTTGCCAGCGGCTTATGCAATTGTTCATCCCCGTCATCCAAATGGCCACTATCCATTTAAAGATTTGGCAGGAGTAGGAGTAGCGTTTAAGCTGGCGACTGCTTTACTGGGTGAAGTTCCACTTGAATTACTCGATTTAGTAGCTGTTGGTACCGTGGCGGATTTAGTTTCTTTATTAGGAGAAAACCGGGCTTTGGTCATGCAAGGAATAGCTGTTTTAAGAGAATCGCAAAGAGTGGGTTTAGCTGCTTTATGCAAGGTGGCTGGAGCCAAGCAATCAGAAGTAGATGAAGAGACGATTGGCTTTATTTTAGCCCCTCGGTTGAATGCGATTGGGCGTTTAGGCGAGGCTGCTCCTGCTGTAGAATTGTTGACGACATTCGATGAGGCCGAAGCGAATTCTTTAGCCCAGTTAATTAATGAGAAAAATAAAGAACGACAAGCCTTGGTTTCAACCATCACAGCTGAAGCTTTTGATATGATTGAAAAAAGCGATGCGAACCCGCATGTGTATGTATTAGCAAAAGAAGGCTGGCATGAAGGAGTTTTAGGAATCGTGGCCAGCAAAGTGGTTGGCAAGACTGGAAAACCAGCCATTGTATTGAATATGGATAGGACGAATGGGACAGCTAAAGGGTCAGGACGAAGCGTGTCAGCTTACCATCTGTATGAAGCATTAGAAGATGTCAGTCACCTGACGACGAATTTTGGCGGACACCATATGGCAGCAGGTTTGACACTGCCTGTCGAGAATATTGGTGCGATTCAAACAGAACTCAATGCTTTCTTACTGCAAAGCGGTTTAGCTGAGCAGTTAACGGAAGAAATCGTAGTTGATGAACGGTTGACCATAGCTGAGAGTAGCGTGGAATCAATCGAAGAGCTGCAAAAGCTTGCTCCTTTTGGAACGGATAATCCTAAACCGGTCTTTTTATTCGAAAATGTAAAAGCACAAGATGTTCGACGTATCGGCGGAGATAATGCACATTTGAAATTAAAAATAATGGATGAAGCAGCATCTTTAGATGTGATTGGTTTTCAATTCGGCCCTGTTGCAGCTGAGATTGGTGCTGATGCTGAACTATCGATTGTGGGACAGTTAAGCATCAATGAATGGAATGGGTTGCGTAAGCCTCAGTTGATGATTGAAGATTTGGCAATTGAGGGAGTGCAAGTTTTTGATTTGAGAAGTACTCAAATCGCTCCAGCAATTTGGCAGATGGCACCTGCTGATTATTTATTTTTCAATGAAAAAAACTATCAACAATATGAAAGCAGCATCACTGAGACAAGTTACGGTCATTTGATCACTGATCAAGAAAGTGCCGAGGGTTTTATCCTGCACACGGATCAACTTATTTTAGTTGATTGCCCCTCAGATTTAACTTTATTAAGCACTGTATTGAATCAGGTAGAGCCAACAAAGGTTGTGGCTTGTTTCTTTAACCAAGAAGAAGCTTATCTTACTGGAATACCTAGTCGGATGCAATTTTCACAAGTTTTTAAGTATACTGCAACTCATATTGATATTGATGTTCGTCATAAAATAAGTTTATTAGCAACGCATTTGAAAATAAAAGAAAAACTATTGATTTTTATGATTTCTGTGTTTTTTGAAGTAGGATTTGTTACAATAAAAGACGGTGTTATGAATATTGTTCCAAATGCTGAAAAGAAAGAGTTGACTGAATCGACTACTTATCAAAACCGTTTGAAAAAAATAGCAGCTGAAGAAGCTTTGATCTATAGTCGGTTTACTGAACTAGAAACTTGGTTAAAACAACAGTTGAAAAAAGAACTGTAAAATTGGATGGAGGAAAAGTTTCAATGGACTTAAAAAAATATATTGCAAATGTACCCGATTTTCCCGAAGAAGGCATTATCTTTCGTGATATTTCACCTTTAATGGCAGATGGAGAAGCTTATCGTTATGCTACCAACGAAATCGTTCAATACGCAAAAAATAAAGGCGTGGATATGATTGTTGGACCTGAAGCTCGTGGATTTATTGTAGGATGTCCCGTTGCCTATGAATTAGGTATCGGTTTTGCGCCGGCACGTAAAAAAGGAAAATTACCTCGTGACACAGTCGAAGTCAACTATGGTTTAGAATACGGCAATGACGTTTTGCAAATTCATAAAGATGCTATCAAACCTGGACAAAAAGTGCTGGTTTGCGATGATTTACTAGCTACTGGTGGAACAATTGCGGCAACAGTCAAATTGATTGAGCAACTAGGAGGAGAAGTAGTCGGTATGGCTTTCTTAGTTGAGTTAACCGATTTAAATGGACGTGACAAAATTAAAGGATACGATATTTTAGCTTTAATGGAATACTAGAAGCTTGATAAACTAATAATGGACAATACAAAAAGTCGTTAAACAAAATTTGTTTAGCGACTTTTTGTATTAAAATATATGGCTGCGGTAAAGTCCTACGACTTTTCCTAAAACAGATACTTCATCTAAAATAATAGCATCCATGGTCTCATTTTCCGGCTGCAAACGATAATAATGATCTTCTTTATAAAACCTCTTACATGTTGCTTCGTCTTCATTGGTCAAGGCAATAACGATATCTCCGTTGTTGGCGCTGGATTGTTTGCGGACGATCACTTCATCACCATCAAAAATCCCAGCATCGATCATGCTTTCCCCACGGATAGTCAACATGAAAAGCGATTCGCTTTCTTGTTTTAAGTTTGGCGGAAGCGGAAAATAATCAGTCGCTTCTTCTACTGCTAAGATGGGTTCGCCCGCTGTAACAGTTCCTAGCAAAGGAATTTGTTTTAATTGAACACCTAATTTTGATAACCCCGTAGCTGTTAATTCGATTGCTCTCGGCTTACTAGGATCTCGTTGGATAAACCCGTTTTTTTCCAATCTGGACAGATGCCCATGGACAGTCGATGTAGAAGATAAAGAAACGGCTGTTCCAATCTCGCGTACAGTCGGTGGGTAACCTTTTGATTGGACTTGTTCGTGGATATATTGTAATACTTCAATTTGTCTAGATTCTGGAGTTTTACGCATAAATAGCTGCACCTCAATTCCTATATATTTCTTATTCATAGAATACCATAAAATTATATGCGAATCAAACAAATGTTCGCTATATTTAAAAATCACTTTGATGTATTTTATAGGATTTTTTTGGTATAGTAGCTAAAGAATACAAATAATGGAGTGAGTAAAATGTTACCTAAAGAACAATTGACCAGAATCAATGAATTAGCAAATAAATCTAAAGCTGAAGGGCTGAGCTTGTCTGAACAAGCAGAACAAAAAAAACTTCGCGAAGCGTATTTAGCGGCTTTTCGGGGAGGAATGCGCAATCATATCGAAGGACTAAAAGTTGTTGATGAGGAAGGCAACGATGTGACTCCCGATAAATTGAAAGAAATCCAAAAAGAAAAAGGCATCCACGACCGTTCCTAACAAATGGAGCGATAAATAGTGCAGGTATTAAGAAAAGAAAGACTGTTTTTATAAAAAATGCATTCAGTGATTGCTTCAATGGGAATAAAACAGTAAAATAGAGGTATTACAATTGAAAGGATGATTTACTTGTTTGACAATACGGACCAATTAGCGGTAAATACAATTAGAACACTGAGTATAGACGGAGTGCAAAAAGCCAATTCTGGTCACCCAGGCTTGCCGATGGGGGCAGCGCCGATGGCGTATACTCTTTGGACGCAACAATTAAAAGTAAACCCTAAAAATTCAACGTGGGTGGATCGTGATCGGTTTGTCCTTTCAGCCGGCCATGGTTCAATGATGTTGTACAGCCTTTTACACCTTGCAGGCTATCAGGTGTCGATTGATGATCTAAAACAATTCCGCCAATGGGAAAGCAAGACTCCTGGACACCCAGAAGTTCACTATACCGATGGGGTTGAAGCGACTACTGGTCCATTAGGACAAGGGATCGCAAATGCTGTAGGAATGGCAATGGCTGAAGCCCATTTAGCCGCTACGTATAACAAAGAAAATCACCAAATCGTGGATCATTACACGTATGCTTTGTGTGGCGATGGCGATTTAATGGAAGGGGTTTCTGCAGAAGCAGCAAGTTTAGCGGGTCATTTAGAGTTAGGTAAACTGATCATGTTATACGATTCGAATGATATTTCATTGGATGGACCGACTTCAAAAGCCTTCACTGAAAACGTTGGAAAACGGTTTGAAGCGTACAATTGGCACTATATTTTAGTAAAAGATGGAAACGATTTAGACGAAATCAATGCTGCACTTGAAGCAGCAAAAGCAGAAACAACGAAACCAACCTTGATCGAAGTGAAAACGGTGATCGGTTTTGGGGCTCCTAATGCGGGATCTCATAAAGTCCACGGTGCTCCACTAGGTCCAGAAGGGATCGAAGCAGCGAAAAAAGCTTACGGATGGGAAGGCGAAGACTTCTTCGTGCCCGTTGAAGTAGCACAACGTTTCAAAGAAACGATGGTCGATAAAGGCGTTGCAGCGGAAAAAGAATGGACGGCTGCTTTTGAAGCTTACCGTAAAGATCATCCTGAACTAGCGGCTCAATTCGAATTGTCGATGACTACTGAATTGCCAGAAGGTTGGGACAGTGAATTGCCAAGCTTCTCCGTAGAAGACGACGCTTTAGCTTCTCGTGTTACCGGAAGCCAAGTTTTGACTGCTATCTCTGAAAAAGTTCCTTATTTCTGGGGCGGATCAGCCGACTTATCGTCTTCAAACAACACGATGGTCGCTGGAGAAAAAGATTTCCAACCGGGACAATATGAAGGACGGAACATTTGGTACGGTGTCCGTGAGTTTGCAATGACAGCTGCTGCTAACGGAATCGCTTTACATGGCGGTTCAAGAACCTATGTAGGCACGTTCTTTGTCTTTACCGATTATTTACGTGCAGCGATTCGTTTAGCGGCGATCTCGAAATTGCCGGTAACCTATGTGTTTACCCATGATTCGGTGGCGGTCGGCGAAGATGGACCGACCCATGAACCGGTTGAACACTTGTCTAGCTTACGCGGCATGCCGAATTTAACTGTTTTGCGTCCAGCAGACGGGAATGAAGTAACCGCTGCTTGGA is a genomic window of Carnobacterium sp. CP1 containing:
- the tkt gene encoding transketolase, yielding MIYLFDNTDQLAVNTIRTLSIDGVQKANSGHPGLPMGAAPMAYTLWTQQLKVNPKNSTWVDRDRFVLSAGHGSMMLYSLLHLAGYQVSIDDLKQFRQWESKTPGHPEVHYTDGVEATTGPLGQGIANAVGMAMAEAHLAATYNKENHQIVDHYTYALCGDGDLMEGVSAEAASLAGHLELGKLIMLYDSNDISLDGPTSKAFTENVGKRFEAYNWHYILVKDGNDLDEINAALEAAKAETTKPTLIEVKTVIGFGAPNAGSHKVHGAPLGPEGIEAAKKAYGWEGEDFFVPVEVAQRFKETMVDKGVAAEKEWTAAFEAYRKDHPELAAQFELSMTTELPEGWDSELPSFSVEDDALASRVTGSQVLTAISEKVPYFWGGSADLSSSNNTMVAGEKDFQPGQYEGRNIWYGVREFAMTAAANGIALHGGSRTYVGTFFVFTDYLRAAIRLAAISKLPVTYVFTHDSVAVGEDGPTHEPVEHLSSLRGMPNLTVLRPADGNEVTAAWKIAITSTDHPTLLVLSRQNLPVLPGTQEKAQESVAKGAYVLSPQSGETPEGILIATGSEVALALEAQKALKADGKDVSVVSMPSFDLFEKQDAAYQESVLPNAVRKRVSIEMGASFGWERYVGLDGAMVAIDKYGASAPGATVIENYGFTVENVVAAYSKL
- a CDS encoding adenine phosphoribosyltransferase, with the protein product MDLKKYIANVPDFPEEGIIFRDISPLMADGEAYRYATNEIVQYAKNKGVDMIVGPEARGFIVGCPVAYELGIGFAPARKKGKLPRDTVEVNYGLEYGNDVLQIHKDAIKPGQKVLVCDDLLATGGTIAATVKLIEQLGGEVVGMAFLVELTDLNGRDKIKGYDILALMEY
- a CDS encoding DUF896 family protein produces the protein MLPKEQLTRINELANKSKAEGLSLSEQAEQKKLREAYLAAFRGGMRNHIEGLKVVDEEGNDVTPDKLKEIQKEKGIHDRS
- the recJ gene encoding single-stranded-DNA-specific exonuclease RecJ; this encodes MLKAHTKWKVKETMMDKEHEKELSRKLGFTSLFTTLCLQRGLETEEEIQHFLKPDETWIHDPFLMHDMDKAVSRIMEAIEKGELITIYGDYDADGVTSTAVLKEAIEMIGGEVNFYIPNRFSDGYGPNTQAFEKLIEAGTGLIVTCDNGVSGHEAIAKANELGIDVVITDHHELPAILPAAYAIVHPRHPNGHYPFKDLAGVGVAFKLATALLGEVPLELLDLVAVGTVADLVSLLGENRALVMQGIAVLRESQRVGLAALCKVAGAKQSEVDEETIGFILAPRLNAIGRLGEAAPAVELLTTFDEAEANSLAQLINEKNKERQALVSTITAEAFDMIEKSDANPHVYVLAKEGWHEGVLGIVASKVVGKTGKPAIVLNMDRTNGTAKGSGRSVSAYHLYEALEDVSHLTTNFGGHHMAAGLTLPVENIGAIQTELNAFLLQSGLAEQLTEEIVVDERLTIAESSVESIEELQKLAPFGTDNPKPVFLFENVKAQDVRRIGGDNAHLKLKIMDEAASLDVIGFQFGPVAAEIGADAELSIVGQLSINEWNGLRKPQLMIEDLAIEGVQVFDLRSTQIAPAIWQMAPADYLFFNEKNYQQYESSITETSYGHLITDQESAEGFILHTDQLILVDCPSDLTLLSTVLNQVEPTKVVACFFNQEEAYLTGIPSRMQFSQVFKYTATHIDIDVRHKISLLATHLKIKEKLLIFMISVFFEVGFVTIKDGVMNIVPNAEKKELTESTTYQNRLKKIAAEEALIYSRFTELETWLKQQLKKEL
- the lexA gene encoding transcriptional repressor LexA; this encodes MRKTPESRQIEVLQYIHEQVQSKGYPPTVREIGTAVSLSSTSTVHGHLSRLEKNGFIQRDPSKPRAIELTATGLSKLGVQLKQIPLLGTVTAGEPILAVEEATDYFPLPPNLKQESESLFMLTIRGESMIDAGIFDGDEVIVRKQSSANNGDIVIALTNEDEATCKRFYKEDHYYRLQPENETMDAIILDEVSVLGKVVGLYRSHIF